One stretch of Arachis duranensis cultivar V14167 chromosome 1, aradu.V14167.gnm2.J7QH, whole genome shotgun sequence DNA includes these proteins:
- the LOC127747476 gene encoding uncharacterized protein LOC127747476, with product MRHPQIELYIEFEAVEAVAVQNDIDVNYDRVTVYEGMDSDSEEDFEATYETGNKDEDGDVRVEAAAENVVVHPSSSQPMGVPPFMRELDLDAMHAPEFPEYANIGIAYPEDREFRIGMEYSSRKSVVTAIRSFTISRGVDYDVYESEPQTFYAKCKMYGCGCDWLIRASLIRKKGYWEIRRYNGRHTCTIGTISQDHSKLDSDIIAEAIRPLVETDPSIKVKSIIAEVQSRFNYTISYQKAWLAKQKSVAKVFGGWEDSYKALPWWLSVMVQKMSGSVVQIEIRPLYNRNEEAQGTLLVAVAQDGNQNIVPIAFALVEGETADAWHFFLRNMRMYVAAVNRSGGDWQPPRAWWMFYIRHIDSNFLRAFKVPHLQKLVVNIGYSRTVEEYNINYKRLEERGEAYARWCDTIGLRHWVLAFDEGHRWGHMTTNLVKYINSVLKGARNLPVLALVRATYYRLNELFTRKNAETHERKRAVYTYSAFAQQRIEARYSSAVKLEIEKFDGRINFGLWQIQVKDVLIQSDLHKALKEKISGCSLYERR from the exons ATGCGACACCCACAGATTGAGTTGTACATTGAGTTTGAAGCTGTAGAGGCAGTAGCGGTCCAAAATGATATAGATGTAAATTATGATAGAGTTACAGTGTACGAAGGAATGGATAGTGACAGCGAAGAGGACTTCGAAGCCACTTATGAAACCGGCAATAAAGATGAAGATGGTGATGTGCGAGTTGAGGCAGCAGCAGAGAATGTAGTGGTTCATCCCTCGAGCAGTCAACCGATGGGCGTTCCACCCTTTATGCGTGAGTTGGATCTCGACGCCATGCATGCCCCCGAGTTTCCGGAATATGCAAACATAG GAATTGCTTATCCTGAGGACAGAGAGTTCCGGATTGGAATGGAATACAGTTCTAGAAAGTCGGTCGTCACAGCAATTAGAAGTTTCACTATATCTAGAGGAGTTGACTATGATGTGTATGAGTCTGAGCCACAGACattctatgcaaaatgcaaGATGTACGGGTGTGGATGTGACTGGCTTATCCGAGCTAGCTTGATACGGAAAAAAGGTTATTGGGAGATACGCAGATACAACGGTAGGCACACGTGCACGATCGGAACGATCTCACAAGATCATTCCAAGTTGGACTCGGATATAATTGCTGAGGCTATAAGGCCATTGGTCGAGACGGACCCGTCCATCAAGGTGAAATCTATAATTGCGGAAGTCCAGTCAAGGTTCAACTATACCATCAGTTACCAAAAGGCTTGGTTGGCAAAACAGAAGTCCGTAGCCAAAGTTTTCGGTGGTTGGGAGGATTCTTACaaagccttgccatggtggctCTCGGTCATGGTGCAGAAGATGTCTGGCTCAGTTGTCCAAATAGAAATACGACCACTGTACAACAGAAATGAGGAGGCGCAAG GTACACTTCTAGTCGCTGTTGCACAAGATGGGAACCAGAACATTGTGCCTATCGCCTTTGCCTTGGTGGAAGGGGAGACAGCTGATGCGTGGCACTTCTTTCTCAGGAATATGCGAATGTATGTT GCAGCAGTAAATCGTTCTGGTGGTGACTGGCAACCTCCAAGAGCATGGTGGATGTTTTATATAAGACACATCGACAGTAACTTCTTAAGGGCATTCAAAGTCCCTCACTTGCAAAAGCTTGTTGTCAACATAGGGTATTCAAGAACGGTGGAGGAGTACAATATCAACTATAAGAGGTTGGAAGAGCGAGGCGAGGCATATGCTAGGTGGTGCGATACCATTGGACTCAGACATTGGGTATTGGCATTCGACGAGGGACATCGATGGGGCCATATGACAACGAACCTTGTCAAGTACATTAACTCAGTGTTGAAGGGTGCCCGTAATCTACCTGTGTTGGCACTAGTCCGAGCAACATATTATAGGTTAAATGAACTTTTTACGCGGAAGAATGCTGAGACTCACGAACGCAAGCGTGCTGTATATACGTACTCCGCATTTGCGCAACAGCGGATAGAAGCAA GATATTCAAGTGCTGTGAAGcttgaaatagagaaatttgatggaagaatcaattttggctTGTGGCAAATACAAGTCAAGGATGTGTTGATACAATCAGATTTGCACAAGGCGTTGAAGGAGAAGATCTCTGGTTGCTCTCTCTATGAGAGAAGATGA
- the LOC127747477 gene encoding protein MAIN-LIKE 1-like → MLAALVERWRPETHTFVLSIGEVTVTLEDVAHIFGLPIDGEPVSGWTDSSSDFVQSQGIAIFGREPSVSHNAKSYIKLGWVRRIRDAELLDTEESIRRYVRCHIFCLLGSTLFTDKSTAYAHAKYLPLLCDFERIRTYS, encoded by the coding sequence ATGTTAGCTGCCCTGGTTGAAAGGTGGAGGCCTGAAACCCACACCTTTGTATTGTCGATCGGTGAGGTTACAGTGACATTAGAGGATGTCGCTCATATATTCGGCCTACCCATTGATGGAGAGCCTGTCAGTGGATGGACAGATAGTAGTAGCGACTTCGTTCAAAGTCAGGGCATAGCGATATTCGGTCGTGAGCCATCAGTCAGTCATAATGCGAAGTCCTATATAAAGCTGGGTTGGGTTCGACGTATTAGAGACGCAGAGCTGTTGGACACTGAGGAGTCCATCAGGCGATACGTCAGATGTCATATCTTCTGTTTGTTAGGGTCGACTCTATTCACGGACAAGTCGACCGCATATGCCCATGCGAAATATCTACCATTGCTTTGCGATTTCGAGCGGATCCGTACTTATAGTTAG
- the LOC107477719 gene encoding agamous-like MADS-box protein MADS1 has protein sequence MELPHQSGGGGDAHEGSSSQKRMGRGKIEIKRIENTTNRQVTFCKRRNGLLKKAYELSVLCDAEVALVVFSSRGRLYEYANNSVRATIERYKKAYSTSTSAESVSEANTQYYQQESTKMKRQIREIQNLNRHILGEALSTLSLKELKNLESRLEKGLSRVRSRKHETLLAEVEFMQKREIELQNHNNFLRAKIGEFERAQQQQQHQQEQNFLMAPGGGTICDTIASSQQPPPPFDRNFF, from the exons ATGGAGCTTCCACATCAAAGTGGTGGAGGTGGTGATGCTCATGAAGGATCTTCATCTCAGAAGAGAATGGGAAGAGGGAAGATCGAGATCAAGCGAATCGAGAACACGACGAATCGGCAGGTAACGTTCTGTAAGAGGCGGAACGGATTGCTGAAGAAAGCTTATGAACTGTCTGTCCTTTGTGATGCTGAAGTTGCTCTTGTTGTCTTCTCCAGCCGTGGCCGTTTGTATGAATATGCTAACAACAG TGTTAGGGCAACAATTGAAAGGTATAAAAAAGCATATTCTACTTCCACAAGCGCAGAATCTGTGTCTGAAGCTAACACGCAG TATTACCAGCAAGAATCAACCAAAATGAAAAGACAAATCCGAGAGATTCAAAATCTAAACAg gCACATCCTTGGTGAAGCACTCAGCACTCTAAGCCTTAAGGAACTAAAGAACCTTGAAAGCAGATTGGAGAAAGGCTTAAGCAGAGTCAGATCCAGAAAG CATGAAACATTGTTAGCTGAAGTTGAATTCATGCAAAAACGG GAAATTGAGCTGCAAAACCACAACAATTTTCTGAGAGCAAAG ATAGGTGAATTTGAGAGagctcaacaacaacaacaacatcaacaggaacaaaattttttaatggcACCTGGTGGAGGAACTATATGTGACACAATTGCATCTtcacaacaaccaccaccaccatttgATCGCAACTTCTTTTAG